The following are from one region of the Desulfurobacteriaceae bacterium genome:
- a CDS encoding pseudouridine synthase, giving the protein MRLNKFLAYAGLGARRKVEEFIKQGRVTVNGEVIENPTYEVDPKKDVVKVDGERVRLPKKFVYIAFNKPQGVLTAMEREPGDKRPIVADYFRKYPVRLFPVGRLDYNTEGLLIMTNDGELAERLAHPRYHVPKTYIAKVKGRVTPAEIERMKKGALLVDDKGDRFFVKPLDVKLLKPTKTGRNTYVQITIDIGKNRVVRRFFDRFDHGVLKLKRVAIGPLKLGNLPKGTYRELTPEEVKKLKKVAGMEE; this is encoded by the coding sequence AAAGCAGGGAAGAGTGACCGTTAATGGGGAAGTTATAGAAAATCCTACTTATGAAGTGGATCCTAAAAAGGATGTTGTGAAGGTAGATGGAGAGAGAGTAAGGCTTCCCAAAAAGTTTGTTTACATTGCTTTTAATAAACCTCAAGGTGTTTTGACTGCTATGGAGAGGGAACCGGGAGATAAAAGACCGATAGTTGCAGATTACTTTAGAAAGTATCCGGTGAGACTCTTCCCTGTTGGGAGACTAGACTACAATACGGAAGGCTTGCTAATAATGACCAATGACGGAGAGCTTGCCGAAAGGCTTGCCCATCCTAGATACCACGTCCCTAAAACCTATATAGCTAAGGTGAAAGGAAGGGTAACTCCTGCAGAAATTGAAAGGATGAAAAAGGGAGCATTACTTGTTGACGATAAAGGAGATAGATTTTTTGTTAAACCTCTTGATGTAAAACTTTTAAAGCCAACAAAGACTGGAAGGAATACTTACGTTCAAATCACAATAGATATTGGAAAAAACAGGGTTGTTAGGAGATTTTTTGATAGATTCGACCACGGAGTTTTAAAGTTGAAAAGGGTAGCGATTGGTCCTCTTAAACTTGGAAACCTCCCAAAAGGGACTTATAGAGAGCTAACTCCTGAAGAAGTTAAGAAGCTTAAGAAAGTTGCGGGAATGGAGGAGTAA